A section of the Ranitomeya imitator isolate aRanImi1 chromosome 7, aRanImi1.pri, whole genome shotgun sequence genome encodes:
- the LOC138645022 gene encoding lipopolysaccharide-induced tumor necrosis factor-alpha factor homolog: MYDSDKGYPPSQPQPGFGGAYPPPPPYGAAGPQPTVIMAPVTSTVIMTTSFADTPTSCTCPVCRQNVVTRIEYNTGLLVWLIFGILCLLGCWLGCCLIPFCLDSCKDVDHFCPNCNHHLSKYKRL, from the exons ATGTATGACTCCGATAAGGGTTATCCACCATCTCAACCCCAACCAG GTTTTGGAGGAGCTTATCCACCCCCACCCCCATATGGAGCCGCAGGGCCACAGCCCACAG TGATCATGGCTCCTGTCACCTCGACGGTGATCATGACCACATCATTTGCTGACACTCCGACATCATGCACCTGCCCTGTGTGTCGTCAGAATGTAGTGACACGTATAGAGTATAACACGGGGCTCCTCGTCTGGCTTATATTTGGCATCCTGTGTCTGCTTGG TTGCTGGTTAGGATGCTGCCTGATTCCTTTCTGTTTGGACAGCTGTAAGGATGTCGACCATTTTTGTCCCAACTGCAATCATCACCTATCGAAATACAAAAGGCTTTGA